A region of Vitis vinifera cultivar Pinot Noir 40024 chromosome 15, ASM3070453v1 DNA encodes the following proteins:
- the LOC100258465 gene encoding putative disease resistance protein At1g50180, with amino-acid sequence MADGNITFFLEKLGNLVVQEASLFGEVEGQVRLLRNELEWMRLVLEDADIDTKCDHDKRLKLWVNQIRDVAYDAEDVIDEFMFEIEHQRQRRPNRFLPTCVRFADKLPFIHELDGRIREINITIEKILANKDRYNIKSGIPSEAGSSSSTEGMVQREKRVPIVEEADVVGMTGEAEAVKQMLVEEESESRVVAIVGMGGLGKTTLAKKVYNHIEVNRHFECRALVYVSQDYRIRELLMGIAYCIMTNLSPKRKTEISNMVENQLGEEVNGYLKDKRYLIVLDDVWSIQVWHGLRSHLPESNKRRVLITTRDQQIALDAYAKPYELRPLGEKESWELFLKKTFPIGSTSPGVCPAELEDLGKKITEKCKGLPLAIVVSGGLLSRKEKTKSSWAKILKSMEWHLSQGPESCLRILALSYSNLPYFLKSCFLYCGVFPEDCQIKASKLMQMWIAEGFVQGRGEEMVEDVAEEYLEELIHRSMIQVAGRKWDGRVKSCRIHDLLRDLAISKAKDSKFFELCDDSIFNLEVAPIETSTHWLWQDLKAADNGEVL; translated from the exons ATGGCGGACGGCAATATTACGTTTTTTCTGGAGAAGTTGGGCAACCTGGTTGTACAAGAAGCATCCCTCTTCGGAGAGGTTGAAGGGCAAGTGAGGCTGCTGCGAAATGAGCTGGAGTGGATGCGCCTCGTCCTGGAAGATGCAGATATAGATACAAAATGCGACCATGACAAAAGACTCAAGCTGTGGGTGAATCAGATCAGGGACGTAGCTTATGATGCTGAAGATGTCATCGATGAGTTCATGTTCGAGATTGAACACCAACGGCAGCGGAGACCCAATCGGTTCTTGCCCACATGCGTGAGATTTGCTGACAAGTTACCATTTATCCATGAGCTTGATGGCCGGATAAGAGAGATCAATATCACAATTGAAAAGATTCTGGCTAATAAAGACAGGTACAACATCAAAAGTGGAATCCCTTCTGAAGCTGGGAGCTCTTCCAGTACTGAAGGGATGGtgcaaagagagaaaagggttCCAATTGTTGAGGAAGCGGACGTAGTGGGCATGACAGGGGAGGCGGAAGCAGTGAAGCAAATGCTGGTGGAGGAAGAGTCAGAGAGCAGAGTGGTGGCCATCGTGGGGATGGGTGGCCTTGGCAAAACTACTCTTGCTAAGAAAGTCTACAACCACATTGAAGTTAACCGCCACTTTGAATGTCGCGCTTTGGTGTATGTATCTCAAgattatagaatccgggagcTTCTGATGGGGATAGCCTACTGCATCATGACTAATCTCAGCCCTAAAAGAAAAACTGAAATTAGTAATATGGTTGAGAATCAGTTGGGGGAGGAGGTTAATGGTTACCTCAAAGATAAAAGGTATTTGATAGTGTTGGATGATGTATGGAGCATCCAAGTTTGGCATGGATTGCGTTCGCATCTTCCTGAGTCAAACAAGAGAAGAGTGCTCATCACTACACGCGACCAACAAATTGCTTTGGATGCCTATGCAAAGCCCTATGAACTTCGTCCTTTAGGTGAAAAAGAGAGTTGGGAGCTCTTTCTCAAGAAAACTTTTCCGATTGGAAGTACATCACCAGGTGTATGTCCTGCAGAGTTGGAAGATCTGGGAAAGAAGATTACAGAGAAATGCAAAGGCTTGCCTCTAGCCATTGTGGTATCAGGAGGGCTTCTATCAAGAAAAGAGAAGACGAAATCTTCATGGGCGAAAATACTTAAAAGCATGGAGTGGCATCTAAGTCAAGGCCCCGAGTCATGCTTGAGAATTCTTGCTTTGAGTTATAGTAACTTGCCTTACTTCTTGAAGTCTTGCTTTCTCTACTGCGGTGTTTTTCCGGAGGACTGCCAAATTAAGGCAAGCAAATTGATGCAGATGTGGATTGCAGAGGGATTTGTACAAGGAAGGGGTGAAGAAATGGTGGAAGACGTAGCTGAAGAGTATTTAGAAGAACTGATTCACAGAAGCATGATTCAGGTGGCCGGAAGAAAATGGGATGGAAGAGTGAAGTCTTGTCGCATCCACGATCTGCTTCGTGACCTCGCTATTTCAAAAGccaaagattcaaaattttttgag CTTTGTGATGATTCCATTTTCAATTTGGAAGTTGCACCAATTGAAACATCTACACACTGGCTTTGGCAAGATCTTAAGGCAGCCGATAATGGAGAGGTGCTTTAG